A region of Rhizorhabdus wittichii RW1 DNA encodes the following proteins:
- a CDS encoding AMP-dependent synthetase and ligase (PFAM: AMP-dependent synthetase and ligase), which produces MDVADRIRRSFRALGDRPAIEFRGRWVNWQEVGRFADRLDTLLAEAGVAPDARIGLVARNRASHAAAMLALLAARRSISLVHPFLPAAALAAEVERLGAAALIADAEDWPPIAESCARIGCAGIALGEEPFLPRPVDGLEHATIVQAAHDGVIEILSSGTTGPPKRLPLPLHVLQRAVDSAPEGESADGPPPQINVWPLSGVGGLSLLAASGAQGAPLVLIEKFTAEALADAVRRHRPPMLGLPPAAIRMMLDADIPRAHLASVTAIYGGSAPLDPDIQERFERQYGIPIHWGLGATEFCGTIVRWTPAMRRAVGDAKRGSVGLPMPGVELRVIDPDDGSSIEDGREGLMQVRCPAIRPDWVATTDLIRIDADGYVYHLGRHDGAIMRGGFKIMPERVADALREHRAVRDAAVVGLPDERLGAVPAAMIELHDGAQADEAALLAHLRERLPSTHMPVRIAVADELPRTPSLKVSLAAVRAAMTETA; this is translated from the coding sequence ATGGACGTCGCCGACCGCATCCGGCGCTCCTTCCGCGCGCTTGGCGATCGCCCGGCGATCGAGTTTCGCGGGCGCTGGGTGAACTGGCAGGAGGTCGGCCGCTTCGCCGACCGGCTCGACACGCTGCTGGCGGAAGCCGGCGTCGCGCCCGATGCGCGGATCGGGCTGGTCGCGCGCAACCGCGCCTCGCATGCGGCGGCGATGCTGGCACTGCTGGCCGCGCGGCGCTCGATCAGCCTGGTCCACCCCTTCCTGCCCGCCGCCGCGCTGGCGGCCGAGGTCGAGCGGCTCGGCGCCGCCGCGCTGATCGCCGATGCCGAAGACTGGCCGCCGATCGCGGAGAGCTGCGCCCGCATCGGCTGCGCGGGTATCGCGCTTGGCGAGGAGCCGTTCCTGCCGAGGCCGGTCGACGGGCTGGAGCACGCGACGATCGTCCAGGCCGCCCATGACGGCGTGATCGAGATATTGTCGAGCGGCACCACCGGCCCGCCCAAGCGGCTGCCGCTGCCGCTCCACGTCCTCCAGCGCGCAGTCGACAGCGCGCCCGAGGGCGAGAGCGCCGATGGTCCGCCGCCCCAGATCAATGTCTGGCCGTTGAGCGGGGTCGGCGGGCTGAGCCTGCTCGCGGCGAGCGGCGCGCAGGGCGCCCCGCTCGTCCTGATCGAGAAATTCACGGCCGAGGCGCTGGCCGACGCGGTGCGCCGCCACCGGCCGCCGATGCTGGGCCTGCCCCCGGCGGCGATCCGCATGATGCTCGACGCCGACATCCCGCGCGCGCATCTGGCGAGCGTCACCGCGATCTACGGCGGATCGGCGCCGCTCGATCCCGACATCCAGGAGCGGTTCGAGCGCCAGTACGGCATCCCGATCCACTGGGGGCTGGGCGCGACCGAATTCTGCGGCACGATCGTCCGCTGGACCCCGGCCATGCGCCGCGCGGTCGGCGATGCGAAGCGCGGCAGCGTCGGCCTGCCGATGCCCGGCGTGGAGCTGCGCGTGATCGACCCCGACGACGGATCGTCGATCGAGGACGGGCGCGAGGGATTGATGCAGGTCCGCTGCCCGGCGATCCGTCCCGACTGGGTGGCGACCACCGACCTGATCCGCATCGACGCCGACGGCTATGTCTATCATCTCGGCCGGCACGACGGCGCGATCATGCGCGGCGGCTTCAAGATCATGCCCGAGCGCGTCGCCGACGCGCTGCGCGAGCATCGCGCGGTCCGGGACGCGGCGGTGGTCGGGCTGCCCGACGAACGGCTGGGGGCGGTCCCCGCCGCGATGATCGAGCTGCACGACGGCGCGCAAGCCGACGAGGCGGCGCTGCTCGCGCATCTGCGCGAGCGGCTGCCCTCGACCCATATGCCGGTGCGGATCGCCGTCGCCGACGAGCTGCCGCGCACCCCCTCGCTGAAGGTCAGCCTCGCCGCCGTCCGCGCGGCGATGACCGAGACCGCCTAA
- a CDS encoding Acyl CoA:acetate/3-ketoacid CoA transferase beta subunit-like protein, translated as MARHTLTELIIARAAKAWADDPEWLATGITPVPRLAAGLAKTLYNPRLMITDGENWFARDPVPLGPRGGFEPVIEGWAPYLRTFDNLWNGRRHAMVAPVQIDRYGQTNISVIGDHAQPKAALLGARGFPGNSIHHPNSFFFPAHNKRAFVEGEVDYVCMAGYNPARWPGGRKPFRLELRLILTNLCVMDFGGPDHAIRLVSLHPGVSFEEVQDNTGFPIHRDGGETPETPAPTDEELAVIARLDPHDVRATIIKGNPPGRPEWG; from the coding sequence ATGGCGCGGCATACGCTCACCGAGCTGATCATCGCCCGCGCCGCCAAGGCCTGGGCCGACGATCCCGAATGGCTGGCCACCGGCATCACCCCGGTGCCGCGCCTCGCGGCCGGTCTCGCCAAGACGCTCTACAACCCGCGCCTGATGATCACCGACGGCGAGAACTGGTTCGCGCGCGATCCGGTGCCGCTCGGCCCGCGCGGCGGCTTCGAGCCGGTGATCGAAGGCTGGGCGCCCTATCTGCGCACCTTCGACAATCTGTGGAACGGCCGCCGCCACGCGATGGTCGCCCCGGTGCAGATCGACCGCTACGGCCAGACCAACATCAGCGTGATCGGCGACCATGCCCAGCCGAAGGCGGCGCTGCTCGGCGCGCGCGGCTTTCCCGGCAATTCGATCCACCATCCGAACAGCTTCTTCTTCCCCGCGCACAACAAGCGCGCCTTCGTCGAGGGGGAGGTCGATTATGTCTGCATGGCGGGCTACAACCCGGCGCGCTGGCCCGGCGGGCGCAAGCCGTTCAGGCTCGAGCTGCGGCTGATCCTCACCAATTTGTGCGTGATGGACTTCGGCGGGCCCGATCATGCGATCCGGCTGGTCTCGCTCCACCCCGGCGTGAGCTTCGAGGAGGTGCAGGACAATACGGGCTTCCCGATCCACCGCGACGGCGGCGAGACGCCCGAGACGCCGGCCCCGACCGACGAGGAACTGGCGGTGATCGCCCGGCTCGATCCGCACGATGTTCGCGCGACGATCATCAAGGGGAACCCGCCGGGCCGGCCCGAATGGGGGTGA